In Saccharomyces cerevisiae S288C chromosome VIII, complete sequence, a genomic segment contains:
- the DUR3 gene encoding Dur3p (Plasma membrane transporter for both urea and polyamines; expression is highly sensitive to nitrogen catabolite repression and induced by allophanate, the last intermediate of the allantoin degradative pathway), translating to MGEFKPPLPQGAGYAIVLGLGAVFAGMMVLTTYLLKRYQKEIITAEEFTTAGRSVKTGLVAAAVVSSWIWCSTLLTSSTKEYADGIFGGYAYAAGACFQIIAFAILAIKTKQMAPNAHTYLELVRTRYGKIGHGCYLFYAIATNILVTSMLLTSGSAVFSDLTGMNTIASCFLLPVGVVVYTLFGGIKATFLTDYMHTCVIIIIVLVFAFKVYATSDVLGSPGKVYDLVREAAKRHPVDGNYQGEYMTMTSKSAGILLIINLIGNFGTVFLDNGYWNKAISASPAASLKAYAIGGLAWFAVPSLISLTMGLACLAVETSPNFPTYPDPLTSFQANSGLVLPAAAIAIMGKGGAVASLLMIFMAVTSAMSAELIAVSSVFTYDIYREYIDPRASGKKLIYTSHVACIFFGLAMSGFSVGLYYGGISMGYIYEMMGIIISSAVLPVVLTLCSKDMNLVAAVVSPILGTGLAIMSWLVCTKSLYKELTVDTTFMDYPMLTGNLVALLSPAIFIPILTYVFKPQNFDWEKMKDITRVDETAELVQADPDIQLYDAEANDKEQEEETNSLVSDSEKNDVRVNNEKLIEPNLGVVISNAIFQEDDTQLQNELDEEQRELARGLKIAYFLCVFFALAFLVVWPMPMYGSKYIFSKKFFTGWVVVMIIWLFFSAFAVCIYPLWEGRHGIYTTLRGLYWDLSGQTYKLREWQNSNPQDLHVVTSQISARAHRQSSHFGQVDEII from the coding sequence ATGGGAGAATTTAAACCTCCGCTACCTCAAGGCGCTGGGTACGCTATTGTATTGGGCCTAGGGGCCGTATTTGCAGGAATGATGGTTTTGACCACTTATTTACTGAAACGTTATCAAAAGGAAATCATCACAGCAGAAGAATTCACCACCGCCGGTAGATCTGTAAAAACCGGCTTAGTGGCTGCAGCCGTGGTTTCTAGTTGGATCTGGTGTTCTACATTGTTAACGTCGTCAACAAAGGAATATGCAGACGGTATATTTGGCGGTTATGCGTACGCTGCTGGCGCATGCTTCCAAATTATTGCATTCGCAATTTTGGCAATTAAAACCAAGCAAATGGCTCCCAATGCGCACACATATTTAGAATTAGTGAGAACAAGATATGGTAAGATCGGCCATGGTTGCTACTTGTTTTATGCCATCGCGACGAATATTTTAGTCACTTCAATGCTTTTAACTTCAGGTTCTGCTGTCTTTAGTGATTTAACCGGGATGAACACTATCGCATCATGTTTTTTACTGCCTGTGGGTGTTGTTGTTTATACTCTATTTGGTGGGATTAAAGCAACTTTCTTAACGGACTATATGCACACATGtgtcattatcatcattgtcCTCGTATTTGCCTTTAAAGTTTATGCGACTAGTGATGTTTTAGGCTCACCGGGAAAAGTTTATGACTTAGTTCGTGAAGCCGCCAAGAGGCATCCAGTAGACGGTAACTATCAGGGTGAATATATGACCATGACATCCAAATCCGCTGGTATTTTATTAATTATTAACCTGATTGGAAATTTCGGCACCGTTTTCCTTGATAATGGTTATTGGAATAAAGCGATTTCTGCTAGTCCCGCAGCGAGTTTGAAAGCATATGCCATCGGTGGGTTAGCATGGTTTGCAGTACcttctttgatttcattgACCATGGGATTAGCATGTCTTGCGGTGGAAACGTCTCCGAACTTCCCCACCTATCCTGATCCACTTACTTCGTTCCAGGCAAATTCTGGGTTAGTCTTGCCGGCAGCTGCAATTGCTATCATGGGTAAGGGGGGTGCTGTGGCATCGCTGCTAATGATTTTCATGGCCGTCACATCTGCTATGTCTGCTGAACTAATTGCCGTTTCATCTGTTTTCACTTACGATATCTATAGAGAATATATTGATCCTCGTGCAAGCGGTAAGAAATTGATTTACACATCACACGTTGCTTGTATCTTTTTTGGTCTTGCCATGAGTGGATTTTCGGTTGGTTTATACTATGGTGGTATTTCTATGGGTTATATCTATGAAATGATGGGTATAATTATTAGTAGTGCAGTATTACCTGTCGTTTTGACCTTATGTTCCAAAGACATGAATTTGGTGGCCGCTGTAGTGTCGCCTATTTTGGGCACAGGACTGGCTATAATGTCATGGCTTGTCTGTACCAAATCCCTTTATAAAGAATTGACCGTGGATACTACGTTCATGGATTATCCAATGTTAACAGGTAACTTGGTGGCTTTGCTATCACCAGCCATTTTTATTCCTATTTTAACGTATGTGTTTAAGCCACAAAATTTTGACTGggagaaaatgaaagataTTACTAGAGTTGACGAAACTGCAGAGTTAGTTCAGGCTGACCCTGATATCCAGCTTTACGATGCTGAAGCTAACGATaaggaacaagaagaagaaacaaattCTCTGGTCTCAGATAGTGAAAAAAACGATGTTAGAgtaaataatgaaaaattgattgaGCCTAACCTTGGTGTTGTAATAAGTAAtgccatttttcaagaagatGACACACAGTTACAAAATGAATTAGACGAAGAACAAAGAGAACTAGCACGTGGTTTAAAAATTGCATACTTCCTATGTGTTTTTTTCGCTTTGGCATTTTTGGTAGTTTGGCCCATGCCCATGTATGGTTCCAAATATATCTTCagtaaaaaattctttacCGGTTGGGTTGTTGTGATGATCATCTGGCTTTTTTTCAGTGCGTTTGCCGTTTGTATTTATCCACTCTGGGAAGGTAGGCATGGTATATATACCACTTTGCGAGGCCTTTACTGGGATCTATCTGGTCAAACTTATAAATTAAGGGAATGGCAAAATTCGAACCCACAAGATCTGCATGTAGTAACAAGCCAAATTAGTGCGAGAGCACATAGACAATCATCACATTTCGGACAAGTTGATGAAATAATTTAg
- a CDS encoding uncharacterized protein (hypothetical protein) — MTAFASLREPLVLANLKIKVHIYRMKR; from the coding sequence ATGACTGCTTTTGCATCTTTAAGAGAACCTTTGGTCTTGGCTAATCTCAAAATTAAAGTTCATATCTACCGTATGAAGCGCTGA
- the RPS20 gene encoding 40S ribosomal protein uS10 RPS20 (Protein component of the small (40S) ribosomal subunit; overproduction suppresses mutations affecting RNA polymerase III-dependent transcription; homologous to mammalian ribosomal protein S20 and bacterial S10) has translation MSDFQKEKVEEQEQQQQQIIKIRITLTSTKVKQLENVSSNIVKNAEQHNLVKKGPVRLPTKVLKISTRKTPNGEGSKTWETYEMRIHKRYIDLEAPVQIVKRITQITIEPGVDVEVVVASN, from the coding sequence ATGTCTGACtttcaaaaggaaaaggttgaagaacaagaacaacaacaacaacaaatcATCAAGATTAGAATCACTTTGACCTCCACCAAGGTTAAGCAATTGGAAAACGTCTCTTCCAACATTGTCAAGAACGCTGAACAACACAACTTGGTCAAGAAGGGTCCAGTCAGACTACCAACCAAGGTTTTGAAGATCTCCACCAGAAAGACTCCAAATGGTGAAGGTTCTAAGACTTGGGAAACCTACGAAATGAGAATCCACAAGAGATACATCGACTTGGAAGCTCCTGTTCAAATCGTTAAGAGAATCACTCAAATCACCATTGAACCTGGTGTGGATGTCgaagttgttgttgcttCCAACTAA
- the YLF2 gene encoding Ylf2p (hypothetical protein; has weak similarity to E. coli GTP-binding protein gtp1; the authentic, non-tagged protein is detected in highly purified mitochondria in high-throughput studies): protein MNIGGGKFLLGRISNNPTSGIVGLANVGKSTFFQAITNSKLGNPANYPFATIDAECAKVNIPSVPLSNLLRIYQSAKCVPGTLTIYDIAGLTRGASQGHGLGNKFLNDIRHVEGIFQVVRGFLKEDITHIEGNVDPVRDLSVVQDELILKDLEFLENIRERLSKKMRMVSKNSKEHQEMKIETELLDALEEHLFNGKKIRHFKDHWNLDEVKILNKHNFLTSKPTLILLNVSPQDYVRNENKFVRNIIEWINEFSPGDKFLLFSAEFESQLMECKGIASEYFDKIKEDTNVSDQQLVSAIPQIILEMRKLLNLISFFTCGPQEVHQWNIREGTTAQEAAGVIHSDLRETFISADVIKYDDLKKMEPPLNESLLKSKGLIKRAGKQYIMQDNDIALFKAAGGKIKK, encoded by the coding sequence ATGAACATTGGTGgaggaaaatttttacttGGGAGGATATCGAATAATCCAACTTCAGGGATAGTAGGGCTTGCTAATGTTGGTAAATCGACTTTTTTCCAAGCAATAACAAACTCAAAATTGGGAAATCCTGCAAATTATCCATTCGCTACCATTGACGCAGAATGTGCCAAAGTCAATATACCTAGCGTGCCGCTCTCTAATTTATTGAGAATATATCAGAGTGCGAAATGCGTACCTGGAACACTCACAATATATGATATTGCTGGGCTCACCAGAGGCGCATCTCAAGGCCATGGTTTGGGTAACAAGTTCTTAAACGATATCAGACACGTAGAGGGGATATTTCAAGTGGTGAGAGGATTCTTAAAGGAAGACATCACCCATATAGAAGGTAATGTTGATCCTGTCAGAGATCTATCCGTGGTACAAGATGAACTCATCTTGAAAGACTTAGAATTTCTGGAAAACATTAGGGAAAGACTTAGTAAGAAGATGAGAATGGTTTCGAAGAATTCTAAAGAACATCAGGAAATGAAGATAGAGACAGAATTATTAGATGCATTAGAGGAACATTTGTTTAACGGTAAAAAAATCCGGCATTTCAAAGATCATTGGAACCTGGATGAagtcaaaattttgaataagCATAACTTTTTAACCTCCAAACCAACTTTGATATTGCTAAATGTTTCACCTCAAGATTACGTTaggaatgaaaataaatttgtCAGAAATATTATAGAATGGATTAACGAATTTTCGCCAGGAGATAAATTCCTACTTTTCAGTGCAGAATTTGAATCGCAATTGATGGAATGTAAAGGCATAGCGTCAGAGTATTTTGACAAGATCAAGGAAGATACCAATGTTTCTGATCAACAGTTAGTTTCTGCGATACCGCAAATAATACTAGAAATGAGAAAGTTGTTGAACTTAATTAGCTTCTTTACATGCGGCCCACAAGAAGTTCACCAATGGAATATAAGGGAGGGAACCACCGCTCAAGAGGCCGCGGGTGTAATCCATAGCGACTTGCGTGAAACATTTATCAGCGCTGATGTAATAAAATATGACGatctgaagaagatggaaCCACCGCTAAATGAGTCTTTACTAAAATCTAAGGGACTTATCAAACGTGCAGGCAAACAATATATTATGCAGGACAATGACATTGCCTTATTCAAAGCCGCCGGTGGGAAAATTAAGAAATAG
- the OTU2 gene encoding deubiquitinase OTU2 (hypothetical protein; may interact with ribosomes, based on co-purification experiments; member of the ovarian tumor-like (OTU) superfamily of predicted cysteine proteases; shows cytoplasmic localization; protein abundance increases in response to DNA replication stress), with the protein MTGMESGENLENMEDILARHRKENKDLQNKITGMKKQATKSKRKEVNSKCLDLQDKLKTKQENEIRDWKIANNEVFDAEQEDEVTPEKLLEQLSISRDEKEQQNVPVQQQQQGQTKKRRNRQKERLAKRDAAIAKMKEEAALEASKQPDLKKMEQESIDQLCELKKLKQFDIQPDGHCLFASILDQLKLRHDPKKLDQDMDVMKLRWLSCNYVQEHRDDFIPYLFDEETMKMKDIDEYTKEMEHTAQWGGEIEILALSHVFDCPISILMSGRPIQVYNECGKNPELKLVYYKHSYALGEHYNSLHDS; encoded by the coding sequence ATGACCGGCATGGAATCAGGAGAGAATTTGGAAAACATGGAAGATATTTTGGCGAGACATCGcaaggaaaataaagatttaCAGAATAAGATAACGGGTATGAAAAAGCAGGCTACTAAatccaaaaggaaagaagtTAATTCGAAATGCCTAGATCTTCAAGATAAACTAAAGACTaagcaagaaaatgaaataagGGATTGGAAAATTGCAAATAATGAAGTGTTTGACGcagaacaagaagatgaagtGACTCCTGAAAAACTTTTAGAACAACTATCCATATCTCGAGATGAGAAAGAACAACAGAATGTTCCCGttcaacaacagcaacaaggCCAGACAAAGAAGCGTCGCAATAGacaaaaggaaagattGGCCAAAAGAGATGCAGCAATTGctaaaatgaaagaagaggCTGCTTTAGAAGCATCCAAACAACCggacttgaaaaaaatggagcAGGAGTCTATAGATCAGTTATGCGAGttgaagaaactgaaaCAATTCGATATACAACCCGATGGCCACTGTCTCTTTGCATCTATATTAGATCAGTTAAAATTACGCCATGATCCAAAAAAACTGGATCAAGACATGGATGTCATGAAGCTGAGATGGTTGAGTTGTAATTACGTACAGGAGCACAGGGATGATTTCATTCCATATTtgtttgatgaagaaactaTGAAGATGAAAGACATTGATGAGTATACGAAAGAGATGGAGCATACAGCTCAATGGGGTGGTGAAATTGAGATTTTGGCTCTCTCTCACGTTTTCGACTGCCCCATTAGCATTCTGATGAGTGGAAGACCTATTCAAGTGTACAATGAATGTGGGAAAAATCCTGAATTGAAGCTAGTTTACTATAAACACAGCTATGCATTAGGTGAGCATTATAATTCATTGCATGATTCTTGA
- a CDS encoding UTP--glucose-1-phosphate uridylyltransferase (Putative UTP glucose-1-phosphate uridylyltransferase; YHL012W has a paralog, UGP1, that arose from the whole genome duplication): MTVFSGVNKIEFEGTFEGIGKDVVMSQMIRALQKHFPSIRDKNYEFSLFLHIFQRYVLENTSITHDLVCDKIRLPIIDEVVELDDIKNYGLLEGKLLSKLAILKLTGKANPIIGKESPLFEVKNGMSSLDVIVRQTQNLNVRYNSDVPLIFMTSLETESQVSNFLEEHYSSSKVRWKTVVQSSFPQIDKDRLLPIDLQINSHENDFWYPCGTGNLTDTLYFSGELDKLIAQGKEILFVSNVDNLGATGDLNILNFIINEKIEYLVEVVERTANVSNTGVLATYKGKLRSVYYNCLSNESASTCRIVNTNNIWIDLKKLKVLIESNSLNLPIHSSESKITHKNEEIECLQFKTQLVDCIAFFPNSRVLKVSRDRFLPLRTCKDLFLLKSTLYDLDSNGTFNLYPLKFGLLPSIDLGDEFATYETFKIGVPDIPNILELEHLTVMGNVFFGRNITLKGTVIIICDENDVITVPDGSILENVTIWHKSQLEDMNGY; the protein is encoded by the coding sequence ATGACGGTTTTCTCTGGAGTAAATAAAATAGAGTTTGAAGGTACTTTCGAAGGTATTGGAAAGGATGTTGTTATGTCACAAATGATAAGGGCCTTGCAGAAACATTTTCCTTCGATACGTGACAAGAATTATGAGTTTAGCCTATTTTTGcacatttttcaaagatatGTCTTAGAAAATACTTCAATCACCCATGATCTAGTTTGTGACAAAATTAGATTACCGATAATTGATGAAGTGGTTGAACTCGATGATATTAAAAATTACGGTTTGTTAGAGGGTAAACTATTATCAAAGTTAGctattttaaaattaacCGGAAAGGCTAATCCAATCATTGGTAAAGAAAGCCCTTTATTCGAAGTAAAAAATGGGATGTCTTCATTGGATGTAATAGTTCGACAAACGCAAAATTTGAATGTACGATATAATTCAGACGTTCCTCTTATATTTATGACCTCGCTTGAAACTGAATCTCAAGTATCAAACTTCCTTGAAGAGCATTATTCTTCTAGCAAAGTGAGATGGAAAACCGTAGTTCAGTCAAGCTTTCCACAAATTGATAAAGATAGATTATTACCTATCGATTTACAAATAAATTCtcatgaaaatgatttttGGTATCCTTGCGGGACTGGTAACCTAACTGACactttgtatttttcagGAGAATTGGACAAATTAATTGCTCAAGGAAAAGAGATtttatttgtttcaaatgttGACAATTTGGGCGCTACAGGAGATTTGAACATTTTAAATTTCAtcataaatgaaaaaatcgaGTATCTTGTTGAAGTAGTTGAAAGGACTGCAAATGTTTCAAACACTGGAGTGTTGGCAACATATAAAGGTAAACTACGATCGGTTTATTACAACTGCTTATCCAATGAAAGTGCAAGCACGTGTCGAATTGTCAACACTAATAACATTTGgattgatttgaaaaagctaAAGGTGCTAATAGAGTCTAATAGTTTAAATTTGCCAATTCATTCTAGTGAAAGTAAAATAACACacaaaaatgaagagatAGAGTGTCTTCAATTTAAGACACAGTTGGTCGATTGTATTGCCTTCTTTCCGAACAGTCGAGTATTGAAAGTATCAAGAGACAGATTTTTACCCCTAAGAACATGTAAGGActtgtttttgttgaaatCAACATTATATGATCTCGATTCAAATGGAACATTTAACCTCTACCCTCTGAAATTTGGATTATTACCTTCAATCGACTTGGGCGATGAGTTTGCAACTTATGAGACTTTTAAGATAGGAGTACCAGATATTCCTAATATTCTGGAATTAGAGCATTTAACTGTGATGGGAAATGTGTTTTTTGGTCGTAATATAACTCTGAAAGGGACGGTCATTATAATAtgtgatgaaaatgatgtaATTACTGTTCCCGATGGCtctattttggaaaatgtaACGATTTGGCATAAATCTCAGCTGGAGGATATGAATGGATATTAA
- the PRS3 gene encoding ribose phosphate diphosphokinase subunit PRS3 (5-phospho-ribosyl-1(alpha)-pyrophosphate synthetase; synthesizes PRPP, which is required for nucleotide, histidine, and tryptophan biosynthesis; one of five related enzymes, which are active as heteromultimeric complexes): protein MPTNSIKLLAPDVHRGLAELVAKRLGLQLTSSKLKRDPTGEVSFSIGESVRDQDIFIITQIGSGVVNDRVLELLIMINASKTASARRITAIIPNFPYARQDRKDKSRAPITAKLMADMLTTAGCDHVITMDLHASQIQGFFDVPVDNLYAEPSVVRYIKENVNYMDSIIISPDAGGAKRAATLADRLDLNFALIHKERARANEVSRMVLVGDVTDKICIIVDDMADTCGTLAKAAEILLENRAKSVIAIVTHGVLSGRAIENINNSKLDRVVCTNTVPFEEKIKKCPKLAVIDISSVLAESIRRLHNGESISYLFKNYPL, encoded by the coding sequence ATGCCAACAAATTCCATCAAATTATTAGCACCAGATGTCCACCGAGGTTTAGCTGAACTTGTTGCCAAAAGGCTAGGTCTACAGTTAACAAGCAGCAAACTAAAGAGAGATCCAACCGGTGAGGTTTCCTTTTCTATTGGAGAATCTGTTAGGGACCAAGATATCTTTATCATCACGCAAATTGGCTCTGGTGTCGTGAACGATCGTGTTCTAGAACTACTGATCATGATCAATGCTTCGAAGACTGCGTCTGCAAGAAGAATCACTGCTATTATTCCAAATTTCCCATATGCAAGACAAGATAGAAAGGATAAGTCTCGTGCTCCTATTACCGCTAAATTGATGGCCGATATGTTAACAACAGCCGGGTGTGATCATGTTATTACTATGGATTTGCATGCTTCCCAAATTCAAGGGTTCTTCGACGTCCCAGTAGATAATTTATATGCAGAACCAAGCGTAGTTAGGTATATCAAGGAAAATGTCAACTATATGGATTCAATAATAATTTCGCCAGATGCTGGTGGGGCAAAACGTGCTGCCACTTTGGCTGATCGTTTGGATCTAAATTTTGCATTGATCCATAAGGAAAGAGCTCGTGCCAATGAGGTTTCTCGTATGGTTCTTGTTGGGGATGTTACTGATAAGATTTGTATCATTGTTGATGATATGGCCGATACTTGTGGTACTTTAGCTAAGGCTGCTGAAATTCTTTTGGAGAATAGAGCTAAATCTGTTATTGCTATTGTCACGCACGGTGTTTTATCAGGCAGagctattgaaaatattaacAATTCTAAACTGGATAGAGTTGTTTGCACAAATACTGTtccatttgaagaaaaaatcaagaagtGCCCAAAACTGGCAGTCATTGACATCAGTAGTGTGCTGGCTGAAAGTATTCGTCGTTTGCATAATGGTGAAAGTatttcttatttatttaagAATTATCCCTTATAA
- the ETP1 gene encoding Etp1p (hypothetical protein required for growth on ethanol; contains a zinc finger region and has homology to human BRAP2, which is a cytoplasmic protein that binds nuclear localization sequences), translating to MDQFEYIITLEFGNQNQVESAYQIFKSIPKKLKAKSIGEESIKSNNQDWQDWRVCDLEIDMITDFKNQTSKEEESDLITSQYLGHGIIRLFKLSNANNTLNEKEILTIPGDDTMICILFVPTYFTVHDLLHFYIGDDIVNKQVSNFRILRNQQKGMGFNFTVLIKFRNALDAKNFKEEFNGKSFSRMDPETCHVISVKEIVFQKKLFQRPAANEDFPYLLTDPFTVKKKKELVKVELPTCPVCLERMDSETTGLVTIPCQHTFHCQCLNKWKNSRCPVCRHSSLRLSRESLLKQAGDSAHCATCGSTDNLWICLICGNVGCGRYNSKHAIKHYEETLHCFAMDIRTQRVWDYAGDNYVHRLVQNEVDGKLVEVGGSGDDDNNDIGNSDELQNVVYGNRSKNGEKSNSNKKDGELAANFLRHREYHLEYVQVLISQLESQREYYELKLQEKDQTASDSSNVESLKKSMEDLKLQFQVTQKEWQKREMAQKSKLEEDMLVIEGLQANLDHLSKKQEQLERENKALEESKQDLEEQVKDLMFYLDSQEKFKDADESVKEGTILIQQPHGAAQASKSKKKRNKNKKAGK from the coding sequence ATCAAGACTGGCAGGATTGGAGAGTCTGTGACTTGGAAATAGACATGATAACTGATTTCAAAAATCAAACAtcaaaagaagaggaaagtGATTTGATTACTTCACAATACTTAGGCCATGGGATAATAAGGCTATTCAAGCTAAGCAATGCCAATAATACTCTTAATGAGAAGGAGATTTTGACTATCCCGGGAGATGATACTATGATATGTATCCTGTTTGTTCCAACTTATTTTACCGTTCACGATTTATTGCATTTTTATATTGGTGATGATATTGTTAATAAGCAAGTTTCAAACTTTCGTATATTACGAAATCAGCAGAAGGGAATGGGTTTTAATTTCACGGTCTTAATTAAATTCAGGAATGCACTTGATgcgaaaaatttcaaggaaGAGTTCAATGGCAAAAGTTTCAGCAGGATGGATCCCGAAACATGCCATGTGATCTctgtaaaagaaatagtttttcaaaaaaagcTCTTCCAAAGACCAGCCGCTAACGAGGACTTCCCCTATCTGCTTACTGATCCATTCACtgttaagaaaaaaaaggaactgGTAAAAGTCGAACTCCCCACATGTCCCGTTTGCCTTGAAAGAATGGATTCAGAAACTACTGGATTAGTAACGATCCCGTGCCAGCACACTTTTCATTGCCAATGCTTAAATAAGTGGAAGAATTCAAGGTGTCCAGTGTGTCGACATTCAAGTCTGCGGCTAAGCAGGGAATCATTATTGAAACAGGCAGGTGATTCCGCACATTGTGCAACATGTGGTTCCACTGATAATCTATGGATTTGCTTGATCTGCGGTAATGTTGGATGCGGTCGTTACAATTCCAAACACGCAATCAAGCATTATGAAGAAACTTTACATTGTTTTGCGATGGATATACGGACACAAAGAGTGTGGGATTATGCGGGTGATAATTATGTCCATCGCCTAGTTCAAAATGAAGTTGATGGGAAGTTAGTAGAGGTCGGCGGCTCCGGTGACGATGACAACAATGATATAGGCAACTCCGATGAACTACAAAATGTTGTTTACGGGAACAGGAGCAAAAACGGTGAGAAATCGAACTCtaataaaaaagatggCGAGCTGGCggcaaattttttaaggCATAGGGAGTATCATCTAGAATATGTGCAAGTCCTAATATCTCAATTAGAGTCTCAAAGAGAATATTATGAACTGaaattacaagaaaaagatcaaACTGCGTCTGATTCTTCGAATGTTGAAAGTTTGAAGAAGTCTATGGAAGATTTGAAACTCCAATTTCAGGTCACTCAAAAGGAGTGGCAGAAAAGGGAAATGGCCCAGAAATCTAAGCTTGAGGAAGATATGTTAGTAATCGAAGGACTACAAGCGAACCTAGATCActtatcaaaaaaacaagagCAGTTAGAGCGAGAAAACAAAGCGTTAGAAGAGTCTAAACAAGATTTGGAAGAGCAAGTCAAGGACCTAATGTTTTATCTAGAttctcaagaaaaattcaaagacGCTGATGAGAGTGTAAAAGAAGGTACCATCCTAATACAGCAACCACATGGGGCAGCACAGGCATCCAAAAGCAAGAAGAAGCgcaacaaaaataaaaaagcagGGAAATGa